tcttctcctctttttatttcttcttcgtcttcttattttttatcggatatgtcgttgtcgatataccccgtgtcccgataacttcaacacgaggggggggggggttcgacctaccccctccccgataacattattttcccatgtatgtatgtcgtctttgtcgatataaccccctcccggataacttcgaccgtgataacttataccacgggagcaccccccggccctctcgctcgaccaaaactctcgaggacacccaaaccctagaaaaaaacgatgtcggtctcctaccccctcccgccgcgcccctacccttgaagcgttgccgaggccaccccaaacccggaataagctaggtctatgtttgcactaatatatccacctgctgtcatgtttgtgtaataatcgccatgttgtaatatttgcagaaacaatggagcacggacgagacgaggaagcagaagaggtgttgggggacataatcgtagccggaggtgatgtcttgtcgtatcttaacgacaatgatggtctggaagaacagggtgaagaatcAGACtatggtgatcgaagagtggaggaagaaagacatgattatgatggctccggtgacccaatgctggtgcaagaaggagcccgtggtgacggctccggtgaccgaacagagtccggccatgtaaatatattagttaagcctgtgctgactagctaattgatgcattcattgttttggtatgtacacatattaattaactctcgtctttcttctttttcctagccctccggatcgagcacaacttcggtaaagagacgaggcccgaagagaaagttgcgctcgaatgaaaggtttgagatcacagcaatcgcgcgcgacggccaaccgattgaacccatccggacaaaggaagcatttgctgctcagtgcggggttcttgttagggacaagatcccgatcagcatccaccaatggtataagcctaagaaggaagaccctgaggtgtcttatgtcaatgatatgcagaaagatgatctttggactgagctgaaggcaaatttcaccctaccgccagaggaggatctagagaagccagttaaagagcaattaatcaagtctcatgctcttaagaagatggcagacatATTCAGGAgatggaagaatgagctgaaaacgtttgtcgacaaagaagagacaccagaattcatcggcaaatatgagaagatcagaaatcactggcccgcatttgtggcccacaagacatcggaaaagagtaagaagttgtcagcgacaaacaagaaaaatgctgcgaaaaagaagcttcaccattgcacaaggtcaggtggctacctcaaagcccggcctaagtgggccaaggctgagaatgatctgcttgataaagggatcgaaccagagacaatgaactggccagaccgttgccggacttggttcttcggggctggcggaaaattgggccctgtatcagggaagtgcatttggacggacgagcttttgagaataccagtcaagaggcttcagcactatatcgatgcagcgcagcaagggacgttcgttccagacagagagaacgacgagctcacaatggccctcgggaatcctgagcaccctggacggacacgaggcacgccaggctccgttccgtggaaggctgattttccggacgcaggcggttacaaaagccaggagaggaggaaaaaagtggagcagacccaaattcagaagctgcacgaaagggttcaagcgctagaggaacgagacggcaatcgacatgcagaaactacccccgaagctaccccgccatctcagcggagaagcagcggggcttccaccgagctgcttcagccggagcatgtcttgacggctcctgctagctaccgcgtggatgctatcacggagtctcaacattgccaccttatgacgcaatggcagaacttcaaagtcaaggcggctatcagctctgttcgacctcctgaacccgacgcaacttttcactgtcgtccgattccagaaggatatgctagggtgacgatggacgaaataacggagggatttgaggacctccaggttgaccaccctaccggtgaaggggagactcggctgggttctgctctgaagactccatgcctatggcagaaggagctcatcaacctgccGAACTagacacctccgcctcctcctcctcctcctgcgagtaagggcactccgcctcctcctccggcgagtgatcagggcactcagcctccttctccggcgcgtggcggcacttcgcctcctcctccgcctcctcctccggcgagtgatcagggcactcagcctccttctccggcgcgtggcggcactccgcctccttctccgcctgcgccggcgcacccgagcagccagcctcctccttctccgcctcgtcagcaagggcggaagagacccgccgccgctcaggctgctccggcgcgtcgtagtccttctcctccgcctcgtaagcaaggaaagaagacagccgcagccgctccgtcttctctgccggcgtctagcagtacagccagaggcgggaggcaatacagattcggtccttctctgaagactccagagaagttaccatacgagaggaccgaggaggaaaccacgaagatcgtgcgagccgaagtgacgaacttctttgaaggggtgaaagcaaagaaacatccacctccggaggagaaggtagatccagtgaaagcgaagcgcactctggctgccctgacaaaaccaccaaagtctccgccgaaaggcaactatgagcgcattattgcaaagacatttgtcgaagcggagcggtcgggaagtactgtcagtgatcaaaggttaaaagaacgaaatgatgggaaaaaaattgcccagctcggcgaacaagcgaaccaatcgtgccccccgctcaaggtgtctagcgacatcgtcgctaatgcttcgaggatggtgcccggttatagcaatcttggagattacctgcccgacgatgtacattatgatttcttggaagtggacgaacacaaataccattacgggaagcctctcgtcaaagatgaaagatctctaacaacgatgatgcgaagattacatgattggtacatgaaaacctgcacagagtctggggggaggaaatctttgacgctgagagttaaagaggaggatgacctcgttggaattgaattgttgaatgttccatttgaggagttgttccagtttttcaatcaaaaggccctcgataaatcaacgatcacttgctactgtctgtaagtagtactacttctgtcattaagtctctcaatataggtcagctctttcattgcatgtatttataattatcctcactatattatgcagattgaagatcgccgaattgaagaaaagacaaatcggtaatattggattcattaacacaaatctcatagatgcaactgaggttaaatatcatgccgaaaataccgaggccaacttgctacgatcgttggtaataaatgaaaacaaagatataatactctttccttacaacttcaagtgagtgttactgtcttgtgcatattcggtttcccttattaatCCAGGTTATAggaatgtaattgatgacttatgcatgcgtgcgcagcttccactatattctcctagagattaagcttgagcagggactagtaaccgtcttagactcgagacaaaaagatccccaggactatgcggacatgactcaaatgctcgagaagtaagttaaatcgatcattatccaccatatcagcaactttgttcatttcctgatatcaagtaattgttttctttgtctggcagggtttggagaaaattcaccaaaaaagctccggaaCTGCCGAataagctgcaatttagacacccgaaagtaagtactatagtagcatgttccgcgcatctcctagtgattcaagcgcttgtttcatcaataccatttagcatgcttgcttatcagtttgattgacctctatttcttgtaaagtggttgtggcaggaacccgggaataattactgtggatactacgtttgcgagtccatccgctacacgacctgtgagcggggctactctgacgaacaatatgaagtgcgtaagcaataatattcacaattttattttattaccatcatttgtgttgagtttcatttattcatatatatatatatatatgtattgaccccttcttcaaattagatctttcggatgcgggatgaactcctaccagaagatcgtatgcgagcaattcaagaggaattggcggcattcttccttgaccacgtgatcgctgaaaacggagaatactatgtggaccctgtgttcatatataattaggagattatattgtaagagataattattgtatatatgtagccggtagtgtcggatagatatacgagaacttgttgttcgaccaatctctcggagaaagagaggtggtcgatatcacttctctctatatgcatatatatgttcatgacgatcttctgtttccttcatttgcttactagctagcgtgtctagtcctctctatacgtatatagtacgtagcgtcgaccaagcacggagataagagaggacacttctctctattaattagctagctaacacaatatatgaaacacctaaattaaccccccaaaacccccaaccccccccccccctttaaaaaaaacaaaacccccagcccctgaaatgctgacgcgtggatgcctattggtcccggttagtgccaccaatcgggaccaaaggccctcctacctgggctcgccgcaccggccacgtggaggcccatctgtcccggttcgtgtaagaactaaagggctagggcattagtaacgaccctttagtcccggttcaaaaaccgggacaaaaggcccttaccaaccgggacagatgaccctttttctactagtgcctctaTATGCAAGAACAACTTTCTGCTCATTCGCTAGCTACGACAAAAGAAAGTTTCATGGAATGTTGAGACCGCAGTGAAGTAGTTTGTGTACAGAAGGTGTGCACCGGCAATCCTATCATGCGGAGTAACTCGCCAACCGTTGATGGAACCCCTAATGTTGAGGACGTGCTCCTCTGCCTTCTCCAActcctcttggatgctcatcatcatcatcatttcagCATCCTCCTCGTCCGAATCCGATGAAGCGATGAACTCGATGAATATGAATTCGTCAAGCTCACTGTTTCCGTAGCCGTGATTCCATGACGAATCCATTGGTGATCTACAAGTAATGTCCGAAAGAATAAAAGGTTAGCTTTGACATTTTATCGAAGACGTAGAGTGTGAGGTGAAAATACGGAGGAGTTTGACGTACCGGGGCGACGTCCCGGTGGCAACTTGGTTGGCGGCGATGTGGGTTGGGGAGTCCGGTAGCGAAGCCCTGGGTCGGGGGGATGGCGGCGGAGCACCGGTAGTGTGGGAAGTCTGATGGCGGTTGTGCGTAGGAGGGCGAACAAAGAAGAGGAGATAGCTGCTCGGGCAAGGAGGGGGGACGGATATGAGCGAATTAGCACGACCCCTAGCGGTCAGTTCGACGTGGCGGGCGCATTCGGGCGTCCCCATATCCGCCCCAGATTTGAGCCGGATATGGGGAGTGCCGGTCAGTCCGGGCGTTTGTGCCGGAAACGGGGCGCCCCGTTGGGTGGCGTTTTTTCGTCCGGGCACTGACCGGGCAGCCCCGTCTACGCATTTGGGGCGGGTATGGGTGGTCCAGTTGCAGCTGTTTTTGGGCACGTTAGTCTATCATGACATATCTACACTCCTTCACATTCATTTCAAATGTACATTACATGAGTTGTCCACTCCTAGGAAATATATAGTGGAATTATCGGGCTTTTGGCCCATTTATTTTTACCAATACAAAAATACATATCCAGGACCAATTTTGCTCAAAATTTTATCAAAAAATTTTTTGCAGAAAATTTTGAAAAGCATCTAAAAAAAGCACTACCATGCTGATAATTCTAGACAAATTTTGATTTTTTGCCAAATAGAATAAAAATACAACGGAAATACATATTCAGGAACATTTTTGGTCAAaatctaataaaaaaataaaaatttccAGAAATTTTTGAAAAATAATTCTAAACATGAGCACTAGCATGCTGATAATTCTGGAGTTTTTTATTTTTGGTCAAACGAGATAACAAAATACAATGAAAATACAAAGTCAGGGCCATTTTTGCTCAAAAAATAAGAACAATTAGAAAATTCTCAAAAAAATCCAACCTTTCCCTGAATTATGAATATGGCAATGCTCATTTTTGGGGGGTTTTTTCCAAAATATTCAGGAAAAATTGAGTTTTGGATCAAATTTTGATAAAAGTGGTTTTGAATTAGTATTTTCATTGTATTTTTATTCCGTTTGTCAAAAAATTAAACTTCCCAGAATTATCAGCAAGGTAGTGCTCATTTGTTTAGAATTTTGTCAATTTTTTCTGAGATTTTTCATTTTTGGGTCTATTTTTGGTGATGTGGCTACTGACACAATGTTGAAAGTTGTCCGGTTTTAAGAGTTTAGGGTCGTAATGTAGACGGTATTGAACTTCGGAGTTGAAATATGCACCTCTTTTCTTTTTTATTACACGATTCAACATTGTTCGTTCGATCCAGATTCAACATGGTTTGAGGAAAGCGAATGAAATGGCGCACAAGTTAGCTAGAGTTTCTTGTGTTTCAAATTTGTCAGTTTTTGGGGCTGTGATGCACCTGCTTTTATTTTGCAAAATGTATTGAACGACGCCAAGAGGCTTTTCCCGTCAAGTTTCTTTTATTCCCTCGCAATTATTCCGCATCCCGCACTGACCCCGCCGCCCCCCAACCTCCCGCTCGCCCAGCTCCCCCACGGCACTGTGGGTCGCCGGAGAGATGCCTCCGCGGCGCCGCTCTTACAGGCCCCGTAGGTTGGTTGATGCCGCTGTGGCGGAGGCGAACGCCCTGATCTCCCTGCCAACGGACGTCCTCGACGACATCCTCAACCGCGTCGGGCCCCGCGCGCGACGCCGTTCGCACGTCGGCGCTCTCCCGCGCGCGCCTGGCGGCGCCGATGGCTAGCTACGTTGGCGCCATCGTAACAACCTGCAAAGTAATAAGAACAAAAAATAAGAAATAATGCAAGTCCGAGTCGGTACGAGAATTCCGAAACTTAATGGGTGTCAAACCCGGTCAGAGCACCCGTATCCCATCTATATATACATGGCGCAATGCGATCGCCAAAGCCCGCTTCTCTTTCGTCGGCTGCTGATCGACAGACACTGCTCCTTCCTGCACGCTCCGATCGGCGACGACTCGACTGCCATCTCCCAAGTCGCCGGTGCCAATGCTGCTCCAGCCGATGAACGACCCGCGACAAGCCGTCGTCCCGGCCGTTCATCCAGTCTCTTGGGTCATGGGCGCCCGGCGAGAAAACCTGGGGCTAAAATGCGCGGATCCCTACGAGCCCAACGTCGGCGCGGACCTCCGGGCCAAGGAGAGGGACCCCATGGAGCACCCCGACGCCGACTACATGTCCAAGATGCAGCAGGGCCACCTGAGCCCGTCCATGCGCGCCGAGCTCGTGCTCTGGATGGACGCTTTCGCCCGCCACCTCGGCGGCCTCCCGGAGGGCACGCTCTGCCGCGCCGTCGCCTACCTCGACCGCGTCCTGTCCGTGCGCCCCGTGCCGGCCCACGACGAGGCGCTCCAGCTCGTGGctgccgccgccgtctccctcgggGCCAAGCACGAGCAGTTCGCCAGCGGGCGGAGGCTCAACGCCGAAGTCGTCCAGGCGTTCCTGGGGACCACCGTGCACGTGGTGGAGGAGATGGAGTGGGAGCTCTTCATGGATCTCGGCTGCGCCATGGACGGCCCGACCGCGTACACCTTCGTCGAACACTTCACGAGGTTCTTCGGGCGAGAAGATGAGTTTTTGGTGAGGTCCCTGGCGCTTCGTCTGGTCAACTTGACGTTGGGGTTTTTCGGGTTCGTTGGGCGGATCCTGCCGTCTGCCGTGGCTGCATCGGCGCTGTTCCTC
This window of the Triticum aestivum cultivar Chinese Spring chromosome 5D, IWGSC CS RefSeq v2.1, whole genome shotgun sequence genome carries:
- the LOC123125253 gene encoding putative cyclin-F1-1, which encodes MLLQPMNDPRQAVVPAVHPVSWVMGARRENLGLKCADPYEPNVGADLRAKERDPMEHPDADYMSKMQQGHLSPSMRAELVLWMDAFARHLGGLPEGTLCRAVAYLDRVLSVRPVPAHDEALQLVAAAAVSLGAKHEQFASGRRLNAEVVQAFLGTTVHVVEEMEWELFMDLGCAMDGPTAYTFVEHFTRFFGREDEFLVRSLALRLVNLTLGFFGFVGRILPSAVAASALFLARQILGVQLRHREAAS